In Cynocephalus volans isolate mCynVol1 chromosome 3, mCynVol1.pri, whole genome shotgun sequence, one DNA window encodes the following:
- the CNIH1 gene encoding protein cornichon homolog 1, producing the protein MAFTFAAFCYMLALLLTAALIFFAIWHIIAFDELKTDYKNPIDQCNTLNPLVLPEYLIHAFFCVMFLCAAEWLTLGLNMPLLAYHIWRYMSRPVMSGPGLYDPTTIMNADILAYCQKEGWCKLAFYLLAFFYYLYGMIYVLVSS; encoded by the exons ATGGCGTTCACGTTCGCGGCCTTCTGCTACATGCTGGCGCTGCTGCTCACCGCCGCGCTTATCTTCTTCGCCATCTGGCAC attATAGCATTTGATGAGCTGAAGACTGATTACAAGAATCCTATAGACCAGTGTAATACCCTGAATCCT CTTGTACTTCCAGAGTACCTCATCCATGCTTTCTTCTGTGTCATGTTTCTTTGTGCAGCAGAGTGGCTTACACTGGGTCTCAATATGCCCCTCTTGGCATATCATATTTGGAG GTATATGAGTAGACCAGTGATGAGTGGACCAGGACTGTATGACCCTACAACCATCATGAATGCAGATATTCTAGCATATTGTCAGAAAGAAGGATGGTGCAAATTAGCTTTTTATCTTCTAGCATTTTTTTACTACCTATATGG cATGATCTATGTTCTGGTGAGCTCTTAG